AAGTGTGACTCTCCAGGGAGAAGGACTTCCTTCCAGCAGGACAGACCGGTGGGGTAACACCGGTTCTGAGCCAAATCTCCAAATCTCCCATTCTGAGCTGGAGATTTGGGAGATGCCGGTCCCAAGCCAGAGGGAGCAGTCAGGGTGGCGTGGCTGCAGTCAGGTTGAGCTCCATGGTGAGCATCTTCACATGTGAGTCACTCACTCTTTTATACACTTTTGTTACTgatattgttgctgttactgttcattttcttattgctgtttccagtaaactGTTTGTAGCTCAACCCCTGATCTTTGCCTTTCGGGCTTCCaattctcctctccctcctgccacagggaaagagagaggggaagaaagTGGAGGAGCAAAAAATGCAGTGCATGATTTGGAGAATCTCAGTGACGACACTGATTTGCAGAGTACCATTCCTACACCACAACACCAGGTCTAAAATCTTTTTGTTCCAGAAGATGGAATGGGTTTAGAAGACTCCATTTGAAATTAAATCCACAATTTACTCCAAAGCATGCTTTCATATTGATGCCACTTCCCGCCTTCAAAGTACTCAGTCAATAAGGGTGATCAGTGGAATCTCAGAAAGCTGTGCTAAGGGTTGTAACTTCTCAGCATAACTGAACAGGGAACAAAGAATAAGGAACCAGGCTCAAGGACCACTCTGTTCAGGGCAATGAAGGCAAAAAGCCAACTCAGAAAACTTCCTGTGCTAACTGGCCAAGTACAAAGTTGTGAACACAGAAGTTCTACACAATGACACCTCCAAACCAGTCTTTACTGTTCTAGAAGCTAAACTAAGTAACAAAAGAGACTTTTATGAATGCAATTTCCAAGCTCACTAGCAGTGAAGCAAAACATCCGAaactacaaagaaaaaaatggaaaaggcaGAGAACATCACTAGGCTATCACACAATCCCTGACGTCTGCACTTTGAATGCTGTGTTCCATTGTCATTCTACTCTGACTTGAGGAagtagaaaacaaaaatggGCACAATAATCTACGAACCAAATAGAACAGCTAAATAGAAGTGGACTAATCAGGCAGAAAAAAAGATGACTAAAGGAGGCTCTCACAAAGGACTACAAATGCCATGACTATGCTGCAAAGAgaacatagaacagctgctcatTATCATTCTCAAGAGATAAATGGCAAGACACAATAGAAGTTATCAGGTGGATGGGCCAAAAGTAAGTAAACTTTCAAACCAGCACATTCATAAGTTGTCAAAGTTACTGGCAGATTATTTTGTAGATGCCTGGGTCCCACATAGGTTTGAACACAGATGCAAGGAAGGAGTAAATGCATTCAACAAAAGCCTACAAAGAGACACCAACTGCAAATCAGAAAGCCTGGACTGCAAACTGTAGAAAACTGGAAGAATACATCGGAACTTTGAAAACAATCTTATTCATTTTCTGTACTTCTTCCAATGCATTCATGAGCAGGAACTATCAGAAAAAGAATATGGAGCAAGGCAGATTTTTCTGATTTCAAATGACCACTCATTCTACTTGAAAATATGTCAGGATTTGCATAATTTCCTCCTTGTAGCATTGCCCTCAAGACAGCAAGCCTGAAAAACACCCATGATTAGACTTTTTCTTGTGGAAATACACAGAATGAATACACACTGGAATAAAGTCATTCCTTAGACTATGGTGTGATCTGCTGAACAGAGGTATCCAAGGCTGATTTGACAAAACTGTAAGAGGTTTTACTTTCACAATCATGTGGAAGAAAGTACATTTCCAATAAACTCATTTCCTTCACTTCAAAGCACTTTAATCAACTGCCATCTCAGCTAGTTCACAAATGAAGCTTAAGGatataaaaaatattgaaatatacTTACAAATATGGGTCGGGAAGCATACTCTTCCTCAAACAACATCTGGAGTGCAAAAAGAGCTGCCTACAGAAGAATATGTTACAAAACATTAATGATGCTTTGAGAGTTCTTCAgattgttaatttatttttgtttctagGGGTTTGAtgccctttttatttatttatttattctatgGCTGTTTATGCAACTTGCTAGCTCATACTGCCTGCCAGAACTTACTACACTCAGAAAGTCTTACCCTTACCCCCAGCATCTTCCAGATGTTCCAAAACAGGTTTTGGTAACCAGTAGAAAGGAAGTATCACAGCGCAACAAAATAGGACCAAGACTACTCTGAAACCCCAATCACATCAGCACGTGGCTCTCCCCCATATCTGCAGCACAATCCCCACCCCAAATATGGCTGTATGTAACTCTTCCCAGTACACATTCACTGCCCTTGAGTCTGTTTAAGACATGTAGTTTCCAAAGGGTTCCAACCACCACAAATTTTTACAGTAAGAACTGCAAGTGACTCCTTTGAAGGTCCTGAAAATGTCCTCCCTCCTCAGGTAAGAAAGTCACCCGTGAACATGCCCTTAGCATTTGGTGAAGCCTATAGGCTCCTAGCCAAACCTCCATGATGACTGGTCAGATCTGCAAAAGCCAAGTGATGTCACTGCACACGTTATTCAGCCTGAGGCAAAAATCTAAAGAAACACTGTGTACACATCCAGCCAGACTTTTCCACATAAAATCACAAGACAGTTTTAAGCACCCTAACTCCACCCCCTGCACTGAGCAGTTATTAGATACAGAAAGAGGTGCTAAAATCCCATGAATTGTGGCATATTTCAACACTTTATTCCTTTTAGTTTACCCTTCCAATCTATTCCAAATTGTTCTTTCTTAAAACTGATGGCAGAGTTCCCCCCCAAAAGACACCTTTTAACAGAACTGCCTTACAAGCCTTCCCACACCTGAAACCAGATTCTCTGGACATTCCCTCTCTAGTGGGCATCACAAGCATCCCTTGGACAGACATGCTTAGAGGTAAAAACACAATTACAAGTATTTGGAAATGTTGAGCAATACAGTAGAGCTTCTGGGAATAAGAGGacagctggcacaggcagcCACAAAAATACAAATGGCACATATTAAGAGTAACTTTCTGGAAAAGGCTGATTAAACACCATCTCCTCACATTCTACCCACTTGCTATCAACTGAAGAGTCTTTTCATGTATTTAGTAAAAAGTAGCTGGTAGCTCAAAGAATGGATCTTGAATTTCCTGGGGTAGTACACCAAATACTTACATTAGTGTGAGGGGGTTTTTCCCAGAAATCTCACCTTAGCATTGGCGGTGTCAAATATGGTTTCCACCAGTAAGATGTCAACTCCTCCATCCAAAAGTCCTTTGGCTTGTTCTGTATAGGCTTCAACTAGTTCATCAAAAGCTGTAAAACAGGAATGATGTTAACTTCATCTGgagaaaaatctttcaaaacTACTGCCTAAGACAAATAACTTGATGTTTATAAATACTTACTTATGTTCCTGTAATCTGGTCTCTCCACAGATGGTGACACAGAGAGTGTCCTGTTTGTTGGACCCATGGCTCCAGCAACATATCTCTTAATTCCTAGACCAAGacacaggaggggaaaaagatcCTAAACTGTTTACTCTGGCTTTACAATGACAGTCAATGCAAAATACCTCTGAGGACACCAAGACATGCATATCATTCAATGATGAAGAACTATAAAACAGGAAACTCTTGTCTCAAATCTAGAGTTTAGTCAGCACAGGATCATCCAGCACAGCTgactttttttatttcaatcCAACAGGATGCTCAATGTATACTCACAGGACAGAATAACATTTCtgaaaatgaatgaatgaaCATTTCTGAAAAGGTTAGATATctcaattaatttttcttctaagAATCATTTGTCTCTAACACAAGAAACTTCATTTAATTACTCTAAATGCACAGCATAGAACTGTCCTGGCTTTTTCACTACATAAGCTTATTTAAATATTCTGGCATGAGTCATAAAAGCCTCACTTTTTAAAAGCACATTCCAAATCTTACTTTTTTATTGCATACTATGAATCACATCAGTAAGGTGCTATCTGAACAGCAGCAACACTGTTAGCCTGAAATACAGTTTGATTGTAGAATACAAGCAGAAATGAGTCTTGAAAGACAGCATTGTCTACAGCACTGTAAAGGAGCTCTAACCATTCTCACATAATGCCTGGAAGGCGTCTgtagaaattaaatgaaaatactaAGATGATTCCATTAGTTGCTGTATAAAGTTAAACCACTAGTCAAACACTAGGATTAACTGATAATCCACATTTATCTACAATCAGCAATCCTAGTTCTGGAGTACAAAGACTTGTGCTGTACAAACCTAAGGAACTTCTAACAGTCCCTgctgaatttattttctctaaaaCACATCTGAAAATGTGTATCACCTGCAGTCTACACcaggcaggcacaggacaggtgTGCTGAACACCTTAAGGATCAGATCCTTCAAACATAATGAAATTAGTGTGATATAAATAGAGATATGAAATTGCTGTTACTGTGCGTAACTTGCAAACACCCAAAGCATCATTTTATGTCCCCATAATGTAAACCATCAAGTTATCCTCTAGTTAGCAACATTTCAAAGATTTCCGCATTGTAAAAACTACAAACAAGTAAGAATTTAAATTAATACTAACCTGTCTGAGCAGTTACAATGTCTGCTGCTTTTCTGGCCACCTGTGCAGAGACTCTGTTTAATCGATATGCCTGAAACAATTACAGAAAATTACAGAGCAAGCTTTAGTTCAGTCCAGGGTAACTCATCCTCAAAGAAACACAATATGTTCATTGAGCAGCTTGAAGTACACTCCAAAGGTTCCAAGTCACACAAGTACGTATCAGCACTACCAAGAGGCTTCAAAAGGAACAGCTGAATACATCTCAGCAACAGAGGTACATGGCAGGCTCATCCCGCACGTGCCCCAGCCTACAGCTGCTAATCATAAAATTTCATTCTTTAAGGTAGTAAATAAATCCTGCTGAGATCAACAGAAGCTGAAGGACAGGACTTTGATGACAAAATTAGCCTACTCTGATGTCCACTTTTTATTCAAGTAGCATATTTCCAAGTATTTACCTTCACATATTTCCCCAAATTCTCAAAACAATATATAACAAAGAACAGGCACAATAAATGCAAACCAGAAAGGACTTCTACATACACCAGCACAAACAACACATAAGAAATATCCAGGAAAAAAGCAGTTCCATTGTGGCATTGGTAAGTTGGAAGGACTGAAGCAAAACATCCCTGTTCACAGAACTGAGAGATCCTGTGAATGCTCAAACAAAATCTAGGACTAATTACTATTGCCTGCATCTCTGCCAACAAGAAGCACACTAGGTTTGTGACACAGCAAGTGCCAATtgtccacagcagcagaaaggagcTACAATCCCATCACATGGCTCAAGAAGCAGCATGCAGCCAAGAAGCACAACACCAATGAATCCTGGGACTAAGCTAATCTTGGCTGTAAGCACATAATTAGTATTTAATGTGTACATAGTTTAGCATTCTTACCAAATGCTCAAGGCCATAGTCAGCCTGTGCAACCCGGGTGCTGCTGAAAGTGTTGGTTTCAATGATGTCAGCACCTGACAGCAAGTATTCCTGCAAGACATAAAAGAAACAAAGCCTGAGGTGTGGAATGCAAGTAACCCAACTACTTTGACTCATCCAGTTGACAAAAAGTCACAAATCATTTCCCAATTCAAAGCTGATCAAACTCTAAAGGCTACATTCAAAAGCAAAGGGCAAAAGGAGTGGAAGTGTTCCATGTAagcaattttcagaatttccGTGTCAGCCACACTTTCTATTAACAAGTAACATTTATAGAGTCACCTCTGCCACTGGAGCACATTCTAGACTTCTGTACAGGGATACAGTCAGACACAGTCCAATCACCTTCAGCAAGCaagggctgctgtgggcagtcGCAGAAAAGGCCCAAATTAAACAACAACAGAGAAgattagaaaattaaaatgttttgaagagATTTGTACAGCACAAGAGCAAAAGCTTAGGAGAATTATGTTTTGTGCAGATCTCATTTAAAGTTTAACTAATGAGGGAGATTTGCAAAACATTTAAGACTTCTGCTGCATTTTGGCTGTCTAATTCCCACCAAAGTAAACTGAAATCAATACAAACTTCAACATTTTTGCGGATTCTAGCCTGTATTTATATAACCTCCATCAGTTGCCCCTCTCCCTAACTCATCTTTTTGAACCCTTTGAACCCTGGCATGATCATATTCAAGGAAATTAAAGCACTTGAAGTGCTAGTAAATCAAAAATACTGATGCCACCATTAAACATAAACCTCTCAGATTTTCCTACAAGAAGCAGGTGAACCGATTGAGTTCAACAGTGCAAATAAAAGTCTTGATCCAAATGacagctgaaaataaatttgttttaaaacatgtGTTGCTGCAAACAAATATGCTTTCCCTGAACTCCtcttgaaaacaaataaaaatatctacAAATAGAAATATGAAAATGTACAAGCTCTTACATGGCAATCAACAACATATTAATTTTCTGACAATTGTCCAAACATATTAAATGTATAAAAGCCCTACAACTTTCCTGTCTACAACTACAGAAGGCAATAACATACTCAAAGCAGGAAGTTAATTTTTTGCCTTTGAAAATACATCACATCTCTAACCTTTGAATCTGACTTTGCCAGCCAAGGCACAGTTAACATTTACTTTTTAAGCTACTGATATCTAACTTACTAGGTcactaaccaaaaaaaaaaaaaaaaaaaaaaaaaaaaaacaaaaacaccaaaaaaaaccaacacccacaaaaacaaactaaacaaatatttctttggagaaatattttcatctaTTATTGCAAAGTTCCTTCTGTCCAGTTCTCAGAAGAAATAACCTCTGGTAGCTTTAAAATATGAAGTCACCACCCATTGCTCAGAAAGCCTCTGACCGAAtagctgctgcagggatggagacaaCAAAAGACAGGGTTTTTTTACACTCCTCCTAAAGCAGCTGTTACTGGCCATTACAGAGATAACAGCAGGTTATTTGGTTTGAATCAGTACATATATTCTCAAATCACATCACTATTGCTCTGCTAAACTTCCAAATTCAACTGTTAAAACAGCTTACCTTATTAAAACCACAAACTATTATAAATTCCAAGATTCATGAGCACTATTGCTTAGTTGAACTTAATCTACAAATACTTCCTTCTTAAATTTTTATAGGTCAAAGACTGATTCCTTCCAGCTCATCACTCTAAAAATCCAAAGAATGGCAGttaaaacataattaaaaaatacagactACCTTCCAAGTTTAACCAACATAAGCCAAGTATGATTCTCATCAATGAAATACAGATTTTGTCAATAAATAATTGGAAAAGCCCAGAATATGTGAGGCTTCAACTGAGTAACAAATAGCTGTAACACCATTCAAGCATTCCAATTATTACAAGACCTATGAATACCTGCAGCTCAATAAATAGACTTAGgaagttattttttaaagtctAATTGAAGACAGGAAAACAATGAAGTCTGTTTGCAAATTCCTAATCATGAACAGATTAGACTGTTTTATTCTCTGGGCCACATGTTAATATTCTAGGGAAAAACAAGACTGTGGAAGCACATACACTCATTAGGAAGCTCACATACTCATTAACTACACAGGCCTGCTTCAGGCTGCCACATTTAACAGCCCTTTAATACACAATTATAGAAACACATCTAGAATTCAGATATGTCCTACTTAGATGTATTTCAAGTGCTAGCTgagaacaaaaagagaaaataaaaatgaaataaaacagaatCTACAATTAATAGAAATACATCAGGGACGTAAGTCAAAAAGGGATTTAAAAATAGCACTTTCTGGGTGACATCAGAAACCAAGATAAAAATGCTGTGCTCACACAACCAGAACAGTCAAATCTGCTCATTCTTTTTCACATGGCTACATAGCTCTCTCTTCCCTATCCCCAAAAGACAGTGGAGAGCCAGGAGCCTGTGGTATGGAAAAGGGGAATGCAGAGGCCAAGTTCTCCCTCTTTCTCTTGTCAAGAGACAGAAACCAGAACCACCTACCTTGTGTATGTCACAGATTATATCAGGCTGAGTTATACTCAGAAGGTCATTATTGCCTTTCAAAGGCCTGGAATGATCTTTAAATTCATGCCCTCGGAAATCCTCTTCTGTCAGCGCATGTTGCTGGATCATGGTCCCCATGCCCCCATCCAAAACCATTATCCGCTCCTGCAGGATAGATTCAATTTCATCTTCCACTCTCGTCTGGGGATCTGCTGGAAAAAGATAAACCCAATATTTAAGTCGTTCTGAAATTCCCTATCTATACACATGGACAACCTGAGCTCTTCCCATTCAAGAATAAAGTAACTAATCCTCTACCAAAATCAGACAGTAACTGGTTTACTTCACCTGCAGTTCCAATCACCTGATGTAAGGTAACAGCTGCATCTACCTGAATACAATTAGGATCAATCGGTGCTTTACCTAAGGACAGTCACCCACACAGTCAACCACAGAAAAAATTAACACAAGTTCACAAAGGCAAACATGAAAATCTTTACATAAACTAGTTTCCAAAACTGAAAAGTGTGACAATTTCTACCCCAGCAATGTCTGAACAGcaatgcagagctgcctcttgGTACCAGACACCACAATATAAGTGGTACACAAGCACAAAGCACTTcatgaaaaaaaccaagaagCAAATACCCACATCTACTCTAATTGCCTCTATCTTAATAATAAAGAGAAATAAACTgagcaaacaaaaataatttttcaactGAGTCCTAATTTCCCTTAGGATTACAGTAGTAAATGACAACTTGACAAACACCAAGATATGCCAACAGATAATATCAGGCTTTACTTTCTTTCGTACAAAAGTAACAAGATACTCTTTTCCTCCACAGTGATGCCAGAGGAAAACAGATCAGGCAAATCACATGGCTGATTATAAGATATTGAGCAGGGTAGATCTAACTATGACTGAAACAAAATACTGTAGACATTTCAGCACTATCATTAAAAATGAAGATGCAGTACTGCTTGAAGATCCCAAACACAGCCCatcccaaacattaataaaaagCTTAATCTGAGAcattaagaaaacaaacaaaaaacaaacaaaaaaaccccccaaaaaacggGGGGgaggggaaacaaaaaaaacaaaaaacaaaaaaaaaaaaaaaaccacataaaaCCTCCAAGACCACAGCAAAAGTAATTCCACTTTTCCCCTTTAGAACATACACAGAATCATTTCAGAACActgttgtggtgcagggttcatttggtttctcccgtttccccctaaagttataatggttcggtcctagggttcccccccccacctcccctggcaacccctccttttgagagtatcagttttttgtctccacccctgttcccctggttaccctctgtcaatccctccctgagttcctgtccatcagccactgtccccttccctatttccagaaagttctcccctcctcggtgggtgactggatcaggaacaagggtccctccctgtcacattccctattggcgagccggcatgtttgtcacgagtttgttccgtcccaagttctctctcattggttgaaatgttctatgttccgtccctttataatcggctgtacccctgcctcgtggtcccgactcggctggcgttccctggagacattaaagcactctggactttgccctgattcgggtccctcttttcttacttcgccttcttgctgatcactgctgcctcctgctgaggcgctgcccggacgcccccggcgcatctgggcagtgccccccggctgtcagttgctgtgccacagctcggccggtgcagcctcctcccccgcccgggggagtagagaaaaaacctcggacagcaactcggcaGTTTTGGCGCTCCACCGTGGGGGCACTGGACAGCCCCGGACCCCGCGGCAGGAGGTTAGTGGCCAGCAGGCAGGTTTTGCCCTTCCTGCATGGTTCATCGGTTGCTCCGTGGACGTCAAGACTACCCTGTCTGTGAGCAGACCTCGTTGTAGAGGCGTGGCTCCGGACCGGGACGGGATCGACAGCTTCTGCACCCCGGAGTCGGTCCCCGGCGAAGTCCCTTCCCTTGGAGTTTTATCCCAGTCGGCGCTGGTCAGAGGGTGAgtacccccagctccccatctTCGGGTGGTCCCCCTCGCTTAACCCCCCCCGGTTTCGTCTGGTCGGGTCAGTGGTTTCGTCCCAGACCCGGTGGGGTTAGGGCTGGtggctgagggtttttttctgttcttgttatatttatttttactccAAGGGTGGGTTTTCTGTGTCGGCATGGGTGCTAAACTGTCGACACAGCAGAAAAGAGTTTATCTCCAAGTTATAACTATCCTTGCTGGGAGAAATATTAAGTTAATTAAGAGGGAATTAAAGCAGTTGATAATGTGGTTGTTTACTCAGTTTCCTCAGATTACCCCTGAAATGGTTCATAGGATAGATTTTTGGAATTCAGTTGGAACAAAATTATCTCAATTGGATTCTGAGGGGGAATCAAAgagtaaaaaattagtttattggAGCTTCCAAATTATTACAGCTTTAAAAGAACAAGGGAAACTGAGGAAACAACTATCCCCTGGTTCATGTTCACCCTGTCCCCAAGTCCTAGATCCTTGTTCCACCTCCTCTGTACCTCAGAATAAGGGAATCCTGAGGGAAACAGCTCACACAGGCACAGTGCCGGGTTCTTGCCATCCCCCGGGTTTTCCTCAGGGTCCTCCAACCCCCCACCTCCGAAGTCCTGGCCAGACTTCGGGGGATTCTTCCCCGAACCCTGTTTCCCCCACCCCGAAGTCCCCGGTTGTCAAGCCCAAAGCTGAGTTCTTAGTTCCAGAGGGTGACTACTCTCAGACTCTGTCTCAAAATGGCTCCCATGGAGCTCAAGATGGAGGTGGCCACATGGCTTTTCCCTCCAAAACCCTGTCTTCTTCCCacaatccttttctttttccctccaagcctgttgtcccctcccctcccctacAAAACCCTGCCCACCCCTGTTTCGCTCCACCCTTTGTTCCTCCACCCTCTTCCACgccctttcctcctccccctcccctagCCCCGCCCCCAAGTTACCACCCACAGGCGGAGCATGTCCCAGCTCTCGACTCCgcccaggctcccagccccacccAGGTTCCCACGCAatgcccctccctcccctgttcTGGTTCCCACGCCCCACCTCCTGGTTCCCACAACCCGGTTCCCGGGGTGGGGGCAGGGTTGGAGAACCGGAACACAGGGCTTGCACCAGCGATCACTGCAGCCCCTGTCACATaccagcaggagggacagggaccggTCAAAGCGCAGTGGACCCCATTCCCCCACTCCACCATCAAGGAGCTGTGCAAGGCTCAAAAGGAGTTCTCCCGGGAGAGTGAATATTTCCGGGGACTCCTTCGAGCCTCTTTATTAGAAACTAATGTTGTTCCTGCTGATTTGCGGACACTTTTTTCATGTCTTCTCAACCCCACTGAATTCGGGGTATGGGAAGAGGCATGGAAAAAGGGAATAAGGGACATTCTCCCAGACTTATGGGCAGATACCCAAACAAGCACAATCCGTGGTGGTGAAGCGGTGTGTACCGAGCACCTTATCGGTACCGGAAACTGGGCCGACGGGGTGATCCAAGCAAGGGATATCCCCCGTGCTGTGCTCCGGGAAAGCGCCAAGGTAGCGGAGCGGGCTTTCCTATCATTGAAGACTGCAGTACCATCTCttacattttctaaaataatccAGGGCAGTGAGGAGCCTTTTATAATCTTTGTCGAGCGTCTCCGCAGGGCTATAGAACAGCAAGTCCACAGCGAGAGCGCTCGACCGAGCGTCCTGCTCGAGATGGCTGCCGCCAATGCAAACACCGCCTGCAAGGCAGCCATCCTCAGCCTGCCCTTGGACCCGCCTCCCACCATCCAGGCAATGATAGAGGTTTGCCAGACGAAGGTTCCGGTCATCGTTCGGCAGGACACTGACACCAAGCCATCGACCCGCCGGGTGTCCTTCGCCGAACCAAGGAACTTCTTTGAAGCAATGCCCGCACAGCCACAACGGACTCCTACCCTGCCAAGGCCGCCGCCGCGTGGACAGTGTCACCTCTGTGGCAACACCGAACACTGGATGCCGGACTGCCCACTCCGAACTGAGTTTTATGAGTTCAGGAGGAAGCAGACGGCATCCCAGGAGGGTTTTAAGAAAGATCAAAAAAACTAAGGCAGAAGCGCAGCCCCTCCCTGCGCGATGACAAAAATGGGGCGGGTGACTCAACATCTaagaaaggggatttggggaggggatcCCAATTTACCCACCCAACTCTTCAACACAATTTACCAGACTTGACTTCTTGCAAAACACCGATTCTTACGTCTCTAACCACCTCCTCTTTGGTTTCGCCCTACAGGTTGCAGTTAGTCGAGTCAGTTAAGATCATGGACTCCCAGTGCCATCTTGCGATGGTCGCACCTCAGGCACCAGGTACCTGGAACCGGATCAAGAGTGAGTGCGTTGTCATT
The genomic region above belongs to Passer domesticus isolate bPasDom1 chromosome 3, bPasDom1.hap1, whole genome shotgun sequence and contains:
- the LOC135296861 gene encoding endogenous retrovirus group K member 24 Gag polyprotein-like, with protein sequence MGAKLSTQQKRVYLQVITILAGRNIKLIKRELKQLIMWLFTQFPQITPEMVHRIDFWNSVGTKLSQLDSEGESKSKKLVYWSFQIITALKEQGKLRKQLSPGSCSPCPQVLDPCSTSSVPQNKGILRETAHTGTVPGSCHPPGFPQGPPTPHLRSPGQTSGDSSPNPVSPTPKSPVVKPKAEFLVPEGDYSQTLSQNGSHGAQDGGGHMAFPSKTLSSSHNPFLFPSKPVVPSPPLQNPAHPCFAPPFVPPPSSTPFPPPPPLAPPPSYHPQAEHVPALDSAQAPSPTQVPTQCPSLPCSGSHAPPPGSHNPVPGVGAGLENRNTGLAPAITAAPVTYQQEGQGPVKAQWTPFPHSTIKELCKAQKEFSRESEYFRGLLRASLLETNVVPADLRTLFSCLLNPTEFGVWEEAWKKGIRDILPDLWADTQTSTIRGGEAVCTEHLIGTGNWADGVIQARDIPRAVLRESAKVAERAFLSLKTAVPSLTFSKIIQGSEEPFIIFVERLRRAIEQQVHSESARPSVLLEMAAANANTACKAAILSLPLDPPPTIQAMIEVCQTKVPVIVRQDTDTKPSTRRVSFAEPRNFFEAMPAQPQRTPTLPRPPPRGQCHLCGNTEHWMPDCPLRTEFYEFRRKQTASQEGFKKDQKN